Genomic window ([Eubacterium] hominis):
TGGACAAACTTTAAGAAGCAATCCTTTTTTATTAACAAGGTTATGAAATCGGAAAACAGTAATCGTATTGTACCTATCGACAATGAATTGAATTTACTTTTAAAACAATTTAAAAAACTTTGTGCACAAGAAGATTCTTTTACCAATGATTCATACATATTCTTTGGTAAACATTTTAACAAAATGATACCTCAATACCTTATCCGAACTACATTGGAAAAACACTTGGATTTATGTCATTTAAAACGCATGACACCTCATGATTTTCGACATACTTATGTGTCTATGCTAATCCATGAAGGGTATGATGATACATCTATTGCAGAATTGATTGGAGATTCTGTTTTAACAGTTAGAACTGTCTACGCTCATATGTTGCCATCAAGACGAAAAGATGTCATGGTAGTTCTTGATAAAAGCATACCGAAGAACCTCATTTCGATATGATTTTATTAGGGAAAACCATGAAAAAGAAATAAATTTTAGTTTCAAATTCGTATCACAAGAAGGAAAAGATAAAAAAAAGCCCCATTTTAAAGGGCTAAATCTTCATTTTGAATTTTTTAATATAAATAATAACTATCATTTTCCCCCATATGGGAAGCTTTTTAAAGCTTTTAAATGCATCATTCATTTATTGACTCCTCCTTCCTATGCTATATTTTTCATCAAAACAATCTTGATTCTCCAATATAACCTCATCATAGAAAACATATAAATACTTTGTCCTGCATTCCTTTATCACGATATTTATACTCATAAACATAATCCAGGAAATTATTTTTACACCATAATATAATAATATAGCACTTATTATAGAAGCAATCAGACCATATATTATAATGATGTTTCGATAAGGAATATTTACTTTTTCATGAGTCTTTAGAATGATCGCACCAATAACTCCTAAAGCAATTATCAGTATATATGAGATGTTTTTGAGTTCAATAATCAAATAAAGTAACCCTATCACATTACTTGTTTTCAATAATTGATTTAAAACAATATATTCAGGATTCTTTCTAGCTAGTTTCTCAATCTCATCTTTCCTACAAACTTCTTCATAAACGCTGTTTTCTGAGCCTTTTAAACTTTTATTTTGTTTTATCACAACATACAAATGTGTAAGAAATATTAAGCCTAATAGGATACATATCAATATCCTGTTTGTAAAAATCTTAAATACCAATTCAGGCAAGAAAATCAGAAAAAGTATAAATAACGATAGCCCTTCTCCGATAATATTCATATGCTGATCAGCTTTTATATTCAGCATTCCATAAGAAGCTTGTATATATATGGTCATTGCCGCTGCCAATATTTCTACTAAAACAACACAGCTATTTTTCACAACATTAGTATCAGGGTATAATACTAAATACTGTATTCCTATCGCAATATAAAGGGTTATTGAGCTACAAAGAATAGCTTTTTTTAGTATTTTATTACTTAACATATACGTTCATCTCCCTTATATTTATCGTTGTATTTTTTATAAGTTATCAAGTCTTAAGCACTTTGTTTGATACAATATTTAATCTGACATCCTTTATTGTAATTTTCAATCTGTAAATCATGCATTACAGGATTTTGTTTGATGATATCAATATCATCAATATGTTGTTTCAATAGAAACATTGTAATCTGTATTTCTCCATTATCCACCATAAAGAATCCATAATTCAGCTTTTTTTCTGGTAGAATCAAATCAAAAAACACATTCAAATTTTCTACATAATATTCTAATTTATCTACTGGTATTTCTTGTATACCATATATGAATAATGGATGAAAATTACTGTTTTTCAAGGTTGTATAAAGAATAGACCTACTTTTATCATTTCTATATACTTTTTTATACATGACGATTAAAATTGCTTGATAAACCAATACTGTAAAAACTGCCATGATATCTATTTCTTCATATGATACAAGAGATATCAACACATAAAGCAATATAATTTCCATCATAATAAAATAATATTTTAAATAATGAATATTCATTCTTCTAATTACACAGTATGAGCCAAAAAACAAAACTGATATAAATATCATAAAAAGCCAATCTCCAAAATAGTTATCCATGTTTGCCTCCATTCATCATTTTCTTACCCCCATATTATTTACTAGAATTGTCGCTGATCCTACAGTATACTATCTCTTGATACAAACCCATACACATTTTTTCCAAAAGCATCTTGTAATCGATCTTTATAATCTGAAAGATATATAATTCTAGAATTGATTCGTTGAGAAAATAAAGCATCCCTCACTTCAAAACCATTACATTTGTTCATTTCAATATCTAATATAATGATATCCAAGGATTGCTTATTTTGTATTAAATCATAACCATCTTCAAATAGATGATATATTACATCTATTTGTTTATGCTGAAAAAAATCATTTAAAAAGTTTTTTACTTGTTCCCTTACATTCATATTATCATCGCATATTGCGATATTTAATTTTCCCAAGATCCGCCACCCCCTTTTGGTATTTTGAATTATACTTTTGTATATCTTTTAATGATTAACCTTGAACCTACTTGAATATATAACAATATCAAAATAACAAACACAAAGTTATATACAATACTGAATTTTACCTGATAAACAAGGAATACAAAAGCGGCGTTTAAAAAACAAAATAGTAAAACATAAGGAACATGAGTGATTTTCTTCATCATGTAGTATAAATAATAAGAAGATGAACCCAATAATAATAAACCAAGAATGACACTTTCATAAACTTTGAATACTTTTCCATTTTGTAACATCAGTGCAAAAATAAAAATTGCTTCTACAATCATAAATATAATATTTCTCTTATCTGTTTTCATATTTTTCCTCCATATTTATATAAGTCTGACCATAACAATATACCTTGCTTAACCTATCACACGTTATGATAAAAGGCAGGATACAGTATACTGAAATGAATATTTTTATAAATGAACCTACGCCATAAACATGAGAAACGTTTCCTTCTGATTATTAGCTTCCATGCTTCACCATCTCTCTTTCTTATGTAATATGATTAACACTTTTTTTCAAAAACCATTATGAAACTATTTAAAAATTTTTATAAAAGTCTTTTTCATTATATGCTTATTTATGTAAAAAAGCAAACAAAGTATGAAAATCTTTCTTTTTTCATGAAAATAAAAACAAAAAGTTATACATCATTTTAAATGTATAACCTTTGCTCATTTATAGATGAATCTTA
Coding sequences:
- a CDS encoding response regulator, which produces MGKLNIAICDDNMNVREQVKNFLNDFFQHKQIDVIYHLFEDGYDLIQNKQSLDIIILDIEMNKCNGFEVRDALFSQRINSRIIYLSDYKDRLQDAFGKNVYGFVSRDSIL